One window of Hydractinia symbiolongicarpus strain clone_291-10 chromosome 3, HSymV2.1, whole genome shotgun sequence genomic DNA carries:
- the LOC130635788 gene encoding uncharacterized protein LOC130635788, with the protein MYSSKSIINSQPEEVWAELNSRFINHDVKYENVLSEQLFKYLNNKATAAGTNIGYVLASVITTANYLTSKNHGSIEIRNGYSINLNTFFLFVGQPSTGKSPAIKMAVNQPLKAIQEDTDIISNTTTSGLTKCLCTRKCTYIVNAEIQEYLYKILKKNDENYTGDMEILSKIFSGENVSIQFSTENNRYIPENCALCILGATQIKSMAFILSLMDKGNGFLDRFLIITPRSYRPMPKEQQIAQQSSTTIDIKDIYANYVHIDNTIFYLDENALKLYDNMETQFLTDLNNDLLHGRPTSKSKKPELIPKVAVALHTVEYFYNALFNEVEFTCLPEAISLQTLERAIMYVESIDEQKELFYTYITELVSTSKTPSVKRAPTSDEYKKAVLMTPGAFVTYRSFKQSTSKRFRGLLSQEFVKFIENFVNKDIGRLVSVRAVGSSKSSKVFVKKEFRDLPSEIKNWLQESEYETKRLAKHPVCITDRIIESINLEIH; encoded by the exons ATGTATTCTTCAAAATCAATTATTAATTCACAACCTGAAGAAGTTTGGGCCGAATTAAACTCAAGATTTATTAATCATGACGTCAAGTATGAAAACGTTCTATCCGAACAATTGTTTAAATACCTTAACAATAAAGCAACAGCTGCAGGTACAAACATTGGATATGTTCTTGCTTCCGTAATAACTACAGCTAATTACTTGACCTCTAAAAATCACGGTTCGATCGAAATAAGAAATGGTTATAGCATTAACCTTAACacatttttcttgtttgttggGCAGCCGTCTACAGGAAAGTCGCCCGCTATTAAGATGGCAGTTAATCAACCATTAAAGGCTATTCAAGAAGATACAGACATTATATCTAACACCACCACATCTGGCTTGACAAAGTGCCTCTGTACAAGAAAATGTACATACATTGTTAATGCCGAAATACAGGAGTACTTgtacaaaatattgaaaaaaaacgaTGAGAATTACACTGGGGATATGGAGATTCTATCGAAgatttttagtggagaaaatgtgTCTATTCAATTCAGTACTGAAAATAACAGATATATACCTGAAAATTGCGCATTGTGCATATtag gtgctacacaaataaaaagcatggcttttattttgtctttaatGGATAAAGGTAATGGATTTTTGGACCGATTTTTAATTATAACGCCTCGTTCATACCGTCCGATGCCCAAGGAACAACAAATCGCCCAACAATCCTCAACAACAATCGATATTAAGGATATTTATGCCAACTATGTACACATAGATAATACAATATTCTATTTAGACGAAAATGCGTTAAA ATTGTACGACAACATGGAGACACAGTTTTTGACCGATCTAAACAACGATCTTTTGCACGGCAGACCAACCAGCAAGTCTAAAAAACCAGAGTTAATTCCAAAAGTTGCTGTCGCTCTACACACAGTGGAATACTTTTATAATGCCCTTTTTAATGAAGTTGAATTTACATGTCTACCAGAAGCTATTTCCTTGCAAACATTGGAACGTGCCATAATGTATGTTGAATCAATTGATGAACAGAAAGAATTATTTTACACA TATATCACAGAATTGGTTAGTACCAGCAAAACACCATCAGTTAAACGTGCCCCAACTTCTGatgaatataaaaaagctgTTTTAATGACACCGGGTGCCTTCGTCACATACAGATCTTTCAAACAAAGTACATCAAAAAGATTTCGCGGTTTACTATCCCAAGAATTTGTTAAGTTTATAGAAAACTTTGTTAACAAAGACATTGGTCGTTTGGTTAGTGTAAGAGCAGTTGGGTCGTCAAAATCATCAaaagtatttgttaaaaaagaatttagggACTTGCCATCCGAAATAAAAAATTGGTTACAAGAAagtgaatatgaaacaaaaaggCTCGCCAAACATCCTGTTTGTATTACGGATCGGATTATCGAGTCTATTAATCTTGAAATTCATtag